The nucleotide sequence AAAGCTTAATCGATAAATTGAAAATTTTTTTAAAATTTTTTTCAATTTTCTTTAAAACACTTCTATTGGTTTTTTATAGTTTAATCTTTTTCTTGGTCTATTGTTTATTAATTTTTCAGCTCTTTTAATTTCTTTTGTGGATATGTTGGCAAAATCTGTTCCTTTTGGGAAAAATTCTCTAACTAATCCGTTAAAGTTTTCATTGCATCCTCTTTCCCAAGAGTGATACGGATAAGCTCTGTAAACATCCATTTTAATTTTTTTCTCAAGCCACTCATCTTCTTTTCCTATCTCGGTTCCATTGTCATAAGTATAAGTGTATTTTTTCTTTTTGGGTATTTTATTAAATCTTTTCTTTA is from Patescibacteria group bacterium and encodes:
- a CDS encoding IS30 family transposase, translated to KIKRIDTRPKIVEKRKRIGDWEGDTIIGKDRKKRLLTNVDRKSGYGLIDKLNKVSMEIVHEKLKKRFNKIPKKKKYTYTYDNGTEIGKEDEWLEKKIKMDVYRAYPYHSWERGCNENFNGLVREFFPKGTDFANISTKEIKRAEKLINNRPRKRLNYKKPIEVF